Proteins from a genomic interval of Paenibacillus lentus:
- a CDS encoding sensor histidine kinase: MIVQRIIKNTKWELLLFFLLTGSLTAVALYVGSIYGAVLVIDPRVWIYIIAGILVFVLVIGYIAGQRIQRRLDSLHLNMLQVAKGNLSVRMQETADQTFSGVYQEFNNMTEAVEKKMKLLQQFGEQEVIEKEQAAEMAVLEERRRLARDLHDTVSQQLFAIHMAASSLPKVLEMNEAQAEVVLEQLIQMSNMAQKQMRALIAQLRPMELVGKTLAEALDHWFPDYCRQNGLRGMKDMDLQGDLSEAKEHQLFLIVQEAMANIVKHSGAKLVSLSLREGPRQVVLSISDDGQGFSNGVQKQGSYGLTTMKERAEKLGGNVEIISKPGAGTTIRVHIPKFEEE, encoded by the coding sequence ATGATCGTGCAGCGTATAATAAAAAACACAAAATGGGAGCTGCTGCTCTTCTTCCTGTTGACGGGAAGTTTGACGGCAGTGGCTCTCTACGTCGGCTCGATCTATGGAGCCGTACTTGTCATTGATCCTCGGGTATGGATTTATATCATCGCGGGGATTCTTGTGTTTGTACTTGTCATTGGTTATATTGCTGGACAGCGGATCCAGCGCCGTCTTGATTCGCTGCATTTAAACATGCTCCAGGTGGCGAAGGGGAATTTATCCGTGCGGATGCAGGAAACGGCGGACCAGACATTTTCCGGGGTCTATCAGGAATTTAATAATATGACAGAGGCTGTTGAGAAGAAAATGAAGCTGCTTCAGCAGTTTGGTGAGCAGGAAGTGATCGAGAAGGAGCAGGCTGCTGAGATGGCGGTACTCGAGGAGCGCAGAAGGCTTGCACGTGATTTGCATGATACCGTCAGTCAGCAGTTGTTCGCCATTCATATGGCAGCGTCCTCCTTGCCGAAGGTTCTGGAAATGAATGAAGCTCAGGCCGAGGTTGTTCTGGAACAATTAATTCAAATGTCCAACATGGCTCAGAAGCAGATGCGTGCGCTCATCGCTCAGCTGCGTCCGATGGAGCTGGTGGGCAAGACATTGGCTGAGGCGCTGGATCATTGGTTCCCCGATTATTGCCGGCAGAACGGTCTTAGGGGAATGAAGGATATGGATCTGCAGGGCGATTTATCCGAAGCGAAGGAGCATCAGTTGTTCTTAATCGTACAGGAGGCGATGGCGAATATCGTCAAGCATTCTGGAGCGAAGCTGGTCAGCCTGTCGTTGAGAGAAGGGCCGAGGCAGGTCGTTCTGAGTATTAGTGATGATGGACAAGGGTTCAGTAATGGAGTGCAGAAGCAAGGCTCCTATGGACTAACGACGATGAAGGAACGCGCGGAGAAGCTGGGTGGTAATGTCGAAATCATTAGCAAGCCCGGGGCAGGCACGACAATTCGCGTTCATATTCCAAAGTTCGAAGAGGAGTAG
- the liaF gene encoding cell wall-active antibiotics response protein LiaF, with translation MKNGMSGRIIGGFVLIAIGVVFLLNQLGFTDISIGYLFSTYWPVFMILAGILQLVNRERGDSNFIWSLVLIALGLFFLGKNLGYLHIDAADFFKMFIPVMLIIAGLSILFKPRDRSRNKEELPKTPPPPVDNPFEAPIDPAFHPEMESPLDKIFGTTTKTGTDQEEKQYSDKFNYGKFQQGTNTGKREILTKAGFIGDVHLGQDYFQLQPMNISHFIGDTIIDLTKAQIPYGETKITVSAFIGDVKVFIPEDMDIGITATSSALIGDLKVLSQKRGGFLSNVNAQSPHYGEAGKRIKLVVSVFVGDVKVNMVG, from the coding sequence ATGAAGAACGGAATGTCAGGCAGAATTATTGGAGGATTTGTCCTCATTGCGATCGGTGTCGTTTTTTTATTGAATCAGCTCGGCTTCACCGATATTAGTATCGGATATCTGTTTTCGACCTATTGGCCTGTATTTATGATTTTGGCTGGAATATTACAACTTGTGAATAGGGAACGCGGGGATTCGAATTTCATTTGGAGTTTGGTCTTAATCGCATTAGGCCTGTTCTTTCTTGGCAAAAATTTAGGGTATCTTCATATCGACGCTGCGGATTTCTTCAAAATGTTTATACCGGTTATGCTCATTATCGCTGGTCTGTCGATCCTCTTTAAGCCGCGTGACAGATCGCGAAATAAGGAGGAGTTGCCCAAGACGCCACCGCCACCAGTCGATAATCCGTTCGAGGCTCCGATCGATCCCGCTTTCCACCCCGAGATGGAGTCGCCGCTTGATAAAATCTTTGGAACGACGACGAAGACGGGAACGGATCAGGAGGAAAAACAATATAGTGATAAGTTCAACTATGGCAAGTTTCAACAAGGCACCAACACCGGGAAACGTGAAATTCTTACGAAGGCCGGGTTCATTGGGGATGTTCATCTCGGACAAGATTATTTTCAGCTACAGCCAATGAATATATCCCATTTTATCGGGGACACCATTATCGATTTGACGAAAGCGCAAATTCCTTACGGAGAGACGAAGATTACAGTTTCCGCATTCATTGGCGATGTGAAGGTGTTTATACCTGAGGATATGGATATCGGCATTACAGCAACCTCGAGCGCGCTTATTGGCGATTTGAAGGTATTGTCGCAAAAGCGGGGGGGCTTCCTGAGCAACGTGAACGCACAGTCGCCGCATTACGGCGAAGCTGGCAAGCGAATCAAACTAGTCGTCAGCGTGTTCGTCGGCGACGTAAAAGTGAACATGGTGGGCTGA
- a CDS encoding 3D domain-containing protein — MRQTIILKRFGMYCALVFVLTVLMSKDSTIHANPAWQQEFQQMAAMKTFKTTAILARQGVIPKPIFISNLPKKYEQATTEVNVGEKATSATFETVKVVATGYTAGYESTGKRPNHPGYGITYSGVKVRRDKDTISTIAADLKVFPLGTILYIPGYGYGVVADKGSAIKGNKIDLYFKTTKQVFKEWGKKEVEVQVIRKGSGKLTEEMFNELGKALEVNKEIPANIWDKAI; from the coding sequence ATGCGCCAAACTATTATATTGAAACGATTTGGTATGTATTGTGCGCTGGTATTCGTGCTAACAGTATTGATGAGTAAGGATAGTACAATACATGCCAATCCGGCTTGGCAACAGGAATTTCAACAAATGGCGGCGATGAAAACGTTCAAAACGACCGCTATATTAGCACGGCAGGGAGTAATCCCTAAGCCGATATTTATTTCGAACTTACCAAAAAAATACGAGCAAGCAACAACAGAAGTCAATGTTGGAGAAAAGGCTACTAGCGCCACGTTTGAGACTGTGAAAGTAGTAGCTACTGGTTATACCGCAGGTTATGAGTCTACAGGTAAACGTCCTAACCATCCAGGCTATGGGATCACTTATTCCGGCGTTAAGGTACGAAGGGACAAAGACACGATTTCTACTATTGCAGCTGATTTAAAAGTGTTTCCACTTGGAACGATTTTGTATATACCAGGCTATGGCTATGGCGTTGTAGCAGATAAAGGCTCAGCCATAAAAGGAAACAAAATCGACCTATATTTTAAAACCACCAAGCAGGTCTTCAAAGAGTGGGGCAAGAAGGAAGTAGAGGTTCAAGTGATTCGCAAAGGTTCGGGAAAGCTGACGGAGGAAATGTTCAACGAGCTGGGTAAGGCGCTTGAGGTCAATAAGGAGATACCCGCCAATATTTGGGACAAGGCTATTTGA
- the thrS gene encoding threonine--tRNA ligase, which yields MAVSISLPDGSIREYADGSTLEDVAASISSGLRKNALAGKINGVAVDLRTQLTDGAAVEIITPDSKDGLEIMRHSTAHLLAQAVKRLFGNKEVKLGIGPVIEDGFYYDMDLEHPINPEDLQKIEKEMERIIGENLPITRREVSREEAVAIFTELGDPYKLELIRDLPEDSVLSIYDQGEFFDLCRGPHVPSTGKIKVFKLLSVAGAYWRGNSDNKMLQRIYGTAFFKKAELDEHLHLLEEAKKRDHRKLGKELSIFTFSNLVGQGLPIWLPKGATLRRTLERYIVDIEERLGYQHVYTPALGNVELYKTSGHLAHYQDDMFPKMVMDNEELVLRPMNCPHHMMVYKSEMHSYRDLPIRIAELGLQHRYEMSGALTGLHRVRAMTLNDAHIFCRLDQIKDEFKRVLALIAQVYKDFGINDYRFRLSYRDPEDTDKYFQNDDMWNTAQRMLREVVEEEGIPFFEAEGEAAFYGPKLDVQIKTALGKEETLSTVQIDFLLPERFELEYVGDDGAKHRPVVLHRGILGTMERFTAFLLENYAGNLPLWLAPVQAKVIPVSGAFEDYAREVEEKLLAGRIRAESDLRNEKLGYKIREAQLEKIPYMFVVGENEQREGTVSVRKRGEGDLGAKSLAEVISLLQTDIQNHKI from the coding sequence GTGGCAGTATCAATTTCTTTACCGGACGGCTCGATTCGGGAGTATGCGGACGGAAGTACTTTGGAGGATGTCGCTGCATCGATTAGCAGCGGCTTGCGCAAAAATGCGCTCGCAGGGAAAATCAACGGAGTTGCTGTAGATTTAAGGACGCAGCTTACAGACGGGGCAGCCGTGGAAATCATCACGCCGGATTCCAAGGATGGCCTTGAAATTATGCGGCATAGTACGGCTCACCTTTTGGCACAGGCAGTTAAACGCTTGTTCGGCAACAAGGAAGTCAAGCTGGGCATCGGCCCGGTCATCGAGGATGGCTTCTATTACGATATGGATTTAGAGCATCCGATCAATCCGGAAGATCTGCAGAAGATTGAAAAGGAAATGGAGCGGATTATCGGTGAGAACCTGCCGATTACCCGCCGGGAAGTGAGCCGCGAGGAAGCGGTGGCCATTTTTACCGAGCTGGGCGATCCTTATAAATTAGAGTTGATTCGCGACTTGCCTGAGGACAGCGTGCTGTCTATTTACGATCAGGGCGAATTTTTCGACCTTTGCCGCGGCCCGCACGTGCCGTCTACAGGCAAAATCAAAGTATTCAAGCTGTTGAGCGTGGCTGGCGCCTACTGGCGCGGGAACAGCGATAATAAAATGCTGCAGCGGATTTACGGTACAGCTTTCTTTAAAAAAGCCGAGCTGGATGAGCATTTGCATTTGCTGGAGGAGGCCAAGAAGCGCGATCACCGCAAGCTAGGTAAAGAGCTGAGCATCTTTACTTTCTCGAATCTTGTAGGCCAGGGCCTGCCAATCTGGCTGCCTAAAGGCGCTACTTTACGCCGCACGCTGGAAAGATATATTGTAGATATTGAAGAGCGTCTTGGATATCAGCATGTCTACACACCCGCTCTAGGCAATGTGGAATTATACAAGACATCAGGCCATTTGGCGCATTATCAGGATGATATGTTTCCTAAAATGGTGATGGACAACGAGGAGCTTGTGCTCCGGCCGATGAACTGTCCGCACCATATGATGGTGTATAAGAGCGAGATGCACAGCTACCGTGATCTGCCCATTCGAATCGCCGAGCTTGGCTTGCAGCATCGTTACGAAATGTCTGGAGCTTTAACGGGACTGCATCGCGTCCGTGCAATGACGCTAAACGATGCTCATATCTTCTGCCGTCTGGATCAAATTAAAGACGAGTTCAAACGAGTGCTCGCTTTAATCGCGCAAGTATATAAAGATTTCGGAATTAATGATTATCGGTTCCGCTTGTCCTATCGTGATCCGGAGGATACAGACAAATACTTCCAAAACGATGATATGTGGAATACAGCTCAGCGTATGCTGCGTGAAGTTGTCGAGGAAGAGGGAATTCCCTTCTTCGAGGCGGAGGGTGAAGCCGCATTTTACGGGCCGAAGCTGGACGTACAAATTAAGACTGCGCTCGGCAAGGAAGAGACGCTCTCCACGGTGCAAATCGACTTCCTGCTTCCAGAGCGCTTTGAGCTCGAATATGTAGGAGATGACGGGGCTAAGCATCGTCCTGTCGTATTACATCGCGGTATTCTCGGGACGATGGAACGCTTCACAGCCTTCTTGCTGGAGAATTATGCAGGTAATCTGCCGCTTTGGCTGGCACCTGTTCAAGCGAAAGTCATTCCGGTATCGGGGGCATTTGAAGACTATGCGCGTGAAGTAGAAGAGAAACTGCTAGCCGGCAGAATCCGCGCCGAAAGCGATTTGCGCAACGAGAAGCTGGGCTATAAGATCCGTGAAGCTCAACTGGAGAAAATACCTTATATGTTCGTTGTCGGCGAAAACGAGCAAAGAGAGGGAACTGTCTCCGTACGTAAGCGCGGTGAAGGCGATCTTGGTGCGAAATCGCTGGCTGAAGTGATTTCCTTGCTGCAAACCGATATTCAAAACCATAAGATCTAA
- a CDS encoding putative sporulation protein YtxC: MEFFLIGTNVESAESANQFGNYMQRLTKSLHNGSVKSEIIYLPKYSRVEWSMSLRPKKGAQSEAKIMDDIALAVAEYVVDVREPGIIRRILTKNYELNENEKQAVEAICRKFLTMEEGQAEARKARLMLIEAAFRQMLEGQQSTFDLDGFITFRLHNYGLKLREMVDYAVEEFLLDKQYEDFIELLQYFVHFQEPLTPFIHVMHKRGSEFIILNDRLKQIEASSGDVVMRMADQELQMEDVIVSTLISLSPERILLHTRDPEALAIKTIRRIFGERVQLCLRCPQCKDFHQSTRQRDLVT, encoded by the coding sequence ATGGAATTTTTTTTGATTGGCACGAATGTCGAATCCGCCGAGTCAGCTAACCAGTTCGGCAATTATATGCAGCGGTTGACCAAAAGTTTACATAATGGCAGCGTAAAATCAGAAATTATATACCTGCCTAAATACTCAAGAGTGGAATGGAGCATGAGCCTACGTCCCAAGAAAGGAGCACAGTCCGAGGCGAAAATCATGGACGACATCGCTCTTGCTGTCGCTGAATATGTTGTCGATGTCAGGGAGCCGGGAATCATTCGCAGAATCTTAACGAAGAATTATGAACTCAACGAAAACGAAAAACAGGCCGTTGAAGCAATTTGCCGTAAATTTTTGACCATGGAAGAAGGACAGGCTGAGGCGAGAAAAGCTCGTCTGATGTTGATCGAGGCAGCGTTTCGTCAAATGCTTGAAGGACAACAAAGTACTTTTGATCTCGACGGTTTTATTACGTTTAGGCTGCACAATTACGGGTTAAAGCTGCGCGAGATGGTCGATTATGCCGTAGAAGAGTTCTTGCTGGATAAGCAGTATGAGGATTTTATTGAGCTGCTGCAGTACTTCGTGCATTTTCAAGAGCCGCTGACTCCGTTTATACACGTCATGCATAAGCGTGGCAGTGAATTTATCATTCTGAACGATAGGCTAAAGCAAATTGAAGCATCCTCAGGTGATGTGGTCATGCGGATGGCTGACCAGGAATTGCAGATGGAGGATGTCATCGTCAGCACGCTCATTTCCTTATCGCCGGAGCGGATACTGCTTCACACCCGGGATCCGGAAGCATTAGCCATTAAGACAATTCGGCGGATATTCGGTGAGCGGGTACAATTATGCCTGCGCTGCCCGCAATGTAAGGATTTCCATCAAAGCACAAGACAGCGCGACTTGGTAACATAA
- the mqnC gene encoding cyclic dehypoxanthinyl futalosine synthase: MTAIDGILDKALRGERLNLEDTIALFESDEVEKMGHAANTIMERMHPEPITTFVIGRNVNYTNVCDVYCRFCAFYRRPGSEEGYVLPDEVIFQKIQETIDVGGTEILMQGGTNPNLPFSYYTDLLKAIKQRFPDITMHSFSPAEIVKMKEVSDGLSLEEVVRQIHEAGLDSLPGGGAEILDDRTRRKISRLKGSWRDWMDVMQTAHRIGMNTTATMVIGFGESMEERALHLMRVRDAQDECLQNGYDSEGFLAFIPWTFQPDNTNLKRERQTPREYLKTVAISRIVLDNIKNIQSSWVTMGPEIGKLSLQYGCNDFGSTMIEENVVSSAGATYKVNIESILSIIREAGKIPAQRNTKYEILRTFDQSSQVEKDFVMQN, encoded by the coding sequence ATGACTGCAATTGACGGCATACTAGACAAAGCACTTCGGGGAGAACGACTTAACCTGGAGGATACGATCGCTTTATTTGAATCCGATGAAGTGGAGAAAATGGGGCATGCGGCTAATACTATAATGGAACGGATGCATCCCGAACCCATTACAACCTTCGTCATTGGCCGGAACGTCAACTATACGAATGTGTGTGATGTATATTGCCGATTCTGCGCCTTTTATCGCAGACCGGGCTCAGAAGAAGGATATGTGCTGCCTGACGAGGTCATTTTTCAGAAAATTCAAGAGACCATCGATGTAGGCGGTACTGAAATATTGATGCAGGGCGGCACGAATCCGAATTTGCCGTTTAGCTATTATACGGACTTGCTTAAGGCGATTAAGCAAAGATTCCCGGATATCACGATGCATTCCTTTTCGCCAGCAGAGATTGTGAAAATGAAGGAAGTATCGGATGGCCTTTCTCTCGAAGAGGTTGTGCGGCAAATTCATGAGGCTGGTCTTGATTCGTTGCCAGGAGGGGGGGCGGAGATTCTCGATGACCGGACGCGTCGCAAAATCAGCCGTCTGAAGGGCTCTTGGAGAGACTGGATGGATGTCATGCAGACGGCTCATCGGATCGGCATGAACACGACTGCGACAATGGTTATCGGTTTTGGTGAATCGATGGAGGAGCGTGCGCTGCATCTGATGCGTGTCCGCGATGCTCAGGATGAATGCCTGCAGAACGGCTATGATTCCGAGGGCTTTCTCGCCTTCATTCCGTGGACGTTCCAGCCGGATAATACGAATTTGAAGCGGGAAAGACAGACACCGCGGGAATATTTGAAAACCGTGGCGATCAGCCGAATTGTGCTGGACAACATTAAGAATATTCAGTCATCCTGGGTGACCATGGGGCCTGAAATCGGTAAACTGTCGCTGCAATATGGTTGTAATGATTTCGGCAGCACGATGATTGAAGAGAACGTAGTCTCCTCTGCAGGCGCAACGTACAAAGTCAACATTGAATCGATACTGTCCATCATTCGGGAGGCAGGAAAAATCCCGGCCCAGCGGAATACGAAATACGAAATTTTACGTACATTTGATCAATCCAGTCAGGTCGAAAAAGACTTTGTTATGCAGAACTAA
- a CDS encoding trans-sulfuration enzyme family protein, translating into MSDQGSVNESSEIGKEDKKFDTKLIHFGGEVDSSTGAASVPIFQASTFHHHDIYNPPSYDYSRSGNPTRQALEDYITVLEGGQRGFAFSSGMAAISTTFMLFSAGDHIIVTEDVYGGTYRLLTGILNRLGIEATFVDMTQIDAVKAALKPNTKAVYIETPSNPTLKITDIAAVTEWAHAHDLLSILDNTFMTPYYQRPIEQGVDIVLHSATKFLGGHSDVLAGLAVTRTESLGRRLKYMQNGLGTVLGVQDSWLLMRGMKTLGARMVHSEKSAGKLAEWLSQRSDIDAVFYPGLANHPGREIHEKQSSGYGAVVSFDVGSGERAKQVLSKVTIPLVAVSLGAVESILSYPAMMSHASMPQEVRYERGITDGLLRFSVGLEDIDDLIADLKQALEQN; encoded by the coding sequence ATGAGTGATCAAGGCAGTGTAAATGAATCCTCCGAAATAGGGAAAGAGGATAAAAAGTTTGATACAAAGCTGATTCATTTCGGTGGTGAAGTGGATAGCTCGACAGGCGCGGCAAGTGTGCCGATCTTCCAAGCCTCCACCTTCCACCACCATGATATTTATAATCCTCCATCTTATGATTACAGTCGATCGGGGAATCCGACGAGACAGGCGTTGGAGGATTATATAACGGTACTTGAGGGAGGGCAGCGCGGTTTTGCATTTTCCAGTGGCATGGCCGCGATTTCGACGACCTTCATGCTGTTCTCCGCTGGCGATCATATCATTGTTACGGAGGATGTGTACGGCGGTACTTATCGTCTGCTGACAGGAATCCTAAATCGTTTGGGAATTGAGGCGACCTTCGTGGATATGACGCAAATCGACGCAGTGAAGGCTGCGCTTAAGCCAAATACGAAGGCAGTCTACATCGAGACACCATCTAACCCTACACTGAAAATTACCGATATCGCTGCAGTGACGGAATGGGCCCACGCCCATGATCTGCTCAGCATTCTCGATAATACGTTCATGACGCCTTACTATCAGCGTCCGATTGAACAAGGTGTTGACATCGTGCTGCACAGCGCCACAAAATTCCTTGGCGGCCATAGTGATGTGTTGGCAGGTCTGGCCGTGACCAGAACGGAGTCACTGGGCCGCAGGCTAAAGTATATGCAGAACGGCCTCGGCACGGTGCTGGGAGTTCAGGATTCCTGGCTGCTGATGCGCGGAATGAAAACGTTGGGCGCTCGCATGGTACATAGCGAGAAAAGTGCCGGCAAGCTCGCTGAATGGCTCAGTCAGCGCAGCGATATTGATGCGGTGTTCTATCCCGGCCTGGCCAACCATCCGGGACGCGAAATCCATGAGAAGCAGTCCTCAGGTTATGGGGCCGTCGTCTCCTTCGATGTTGGCTCTGGGGAAAGAGCTAAGCAGGTGCTTAGCAAAGTTACGATACCACTTGTAGCCGTTAGCCTTGGGGCTGTCGAGAGCATTCTTTCCTATCCGGCAATGATGTCGCATGCATCCATGCCGCAGGAGGTTCGATACGAGCGCGGCATTACCGATGGCTTGCTTCGCTTCTCGGTAGGCCTTGAGGATATCGACGATTTAATCGCCGACCTGAAGCAGGCTTTGGAGCAAAACTAG
- a CDS encoding aminotransferase class I/II-fold pyridoxal phosphate-dependent enzyme translates to MSEKKYRIESVLAQIGSIEEPVTGAVNYPIYQATAFRHPRLGQSTGFDYSRTKSPTRAVLEEAAAALEAGDAGFACSSGMAALQTVFTLFASGDHLIVSLDLYGGTYRLLERVLSKYGVTASYVDTNDLSALEEARQPNTKAVFIETPTNPLMMVTDIRAVSQWARDHGLVTIVDNTLLTPFFQRPIELGADIVVHSATKYLGGHNDVLAGLIVSKGKELSEEIAFLHNSIGAVLGPTDSYQLMRGMKTLALRMERHQSNALAIAKHLQNHPQVTEVFYPGLPDHPGYEIQNAQSSGNTGIFSFRVSDARYVEPVLRHLKLIAFAESLGGVESLMTYPAVQTHADIPAHVRDAVGVDDRLLRFSVGIEHVDDLIQDLDQALEAARAEVEGGSKNE, encoded by the coding sequence ATGTCAGAGAAAAAGTACCGTATTGAGAGTGTGCTTGCACAGATCGGTTCAATTGAGGAACCGGTTACCGGAGCAGTGAACTATCCGATATACCAGGCAACGGCTTTCCGGCATCCACGGTTGGGACAAAGTACTGGATTCGATTACTCGCGGACAAAGAGTCCAACGCGTGCGGTGTTGGAAGAAGCAGCGGCTGCGTTGGAGGCAGGGGATGCGGGCTTTGCCTGCAGCTCCGGCATGGCGGCATTGCAGACCGTGTTCACTTTGTTCGCTAGCGGCGATCATTTGATCGTTTCGCTTGATTTATATGGCGGTACTTATCGTTTGTTGGAGCGGGTACTATCGAAATATGGAGTTACCGCATCCTATGTGGATACGAACGATTTAAGTGCGCTTGAAGAGGCCAGACAGCCTAACACAAAGGCGGTATTTATCGAGACGCCGACGAATCCGCTGATGATGGTTACGGATATTAGAGCGGTTAGCCAGTGGGCCCGTGACCATGGTCTTGTGACCATCGTCGACAATACGCTGCTGACTCCGTTCTTCCAGCGCCCGATCGAGCTTGGCGCCGATATTGTCGTCCACAGTGCTACAAAGTATTTGGGCGGACATAATGATGTATTGGCTGGCCTGATTGTTTCCAAAGGAAAGGAACTGTCAGAAGAAATCGCCTTTCTTCACAATTCAATCGGAGCGGTACTTGGCCCGACCGATTCTTATCAGCTTATGCGGGGAATGAAGACGCTGGCTTTGCGTATGGAACGCCATCAAAGCAATGCCCTTGCCATAGCCAAGCATTTGCAAAATCATCCGCAGGTAACGGAAGTTTTCTATCCCGGACTGCCGGATCACCCTGGTTATGAGATTCAAAATGCCCAATCGAGCGGCAACACGGGCATCTTCTCTTTTAGAGTATCCGATGCGCGTTATGTGGAACCGGTGCTTCGTCACTTGAAGCTGATCGCTTTTGCCGAGAGTCTTGGCGGAGTTGAATCTTTAATGACGTATCCAGCCGTACAGACACATGCTGACATACCAGCTCACGTTCGCGATGCTGTTGGGGTAGACGATCGACTTCTGCGTTTCTCTGTAGGGATCGAGCATGTCGATGATCTCATCCAGGATCTTGATCAGGCGCTGGAAGCAGCGCGGGCAGAAGTCGAAGGAGGCAGCAAGAATGAGTGA
- the metA gene encoding homoserine O-acetyltransferase MetA has product MPIKVPDHLPAKEILENENIFVMDESRAYRQDIRPLRIAILNLMPTKETTETQILRLLGNTPLQVEIVLLHPRSHISKNTPAEHLEMFYKTFDEIKSRRFDGLIITGAPVEQLEFEQVNYWEELKGIFEWSKTHVTSTLHICWASQAGLYYHYGVRKIPLAKKCFGVYPHTVNIPNVKLLRGFDEVFQVPHSRHTDVERSDIEKVPELDILAESEEAGIYLVATKDGKQIFVTGHSEYDPCSLKWEYDRDVAKGLDIAIPVNYYPNDDPSRPPKSTWRSHANLLFSNWLNYYVYQETPYDIDQQGGLIYHI; this is encoded by the coding sequence ATGCCAATTAAAGTTCCTGATCACTTACCGGCGAAAGAAATACTGGAGAATGAGAACATATTCGTTATGGATGAGTCCCGGGCTTACAGACAAGATATACGTCCGCTGCGAATCGCCATCCTGAACCTCATGCCGACGAAGGAGACAACCGAAACACAAATTTTACGTTTGCTCGGGAATACACCATTGCAGGTGGAAATCGTCCTTCTCCATCCGCGTTCCCATATATCCAAAAATACCCCGGCTGAGCATCTTGAAATGTTCTATAAGACATTCGACGAAATCAAGTCACGGCGTTTTGACGGATTGATCATTACGGGCGCCCCGGTCGAGCAACTGGAATTTGAACAAGTAAACTACTGGGAAGAGCTGAAAGGGATCTTTGAGTGGAGCAAGACGCACGTCACTTCAACCCTGCATATTTGTTGGGCTTCCCAAGCTGGTTTATACTACCATTACGGGGTTAGAAAAATTCCTCTTGCGAAAAAATGCTTCGGTGTGTACCCGCATACAGTGAACATTCCAAATGTCAAATTGCTTAGAGGCTTTGATGAGGTGTTCCAAGTACCTCATTCGCGGCATACGGACGTTGAACGCAGCGACATTGAGAAGGTGCCGGAGCTTGATATTTTAGCTGAATCCGAAGAAGCGGGCATTTATCTCGTAGCGACGAAAGACGGCAAGCAAATATTCGTAACGGGACACTCCGAATATGATCCTTGCTCATTGAAATGGGAATATGATCGCGATGTGGCTAAAGGGCTAGATATTGCGATTCCTGTTAACTATTACCCCAACGATGACCCGTCACGTCCCCCGAAATCTACTTGGAGGTCCCATGCTAACTTATTATTCTCCAATTGGCTGAACTACTATGTGTATCAAGAAACGCCCTATGACATCGATCAACAGGGCGGACTCATTTATCATATATAG